The genomic segment ACGTGCCCACGATCCTCGACGAGCTGGACCGGATCGGCCTCAGCAGCCTCCAGGCCTGCGGGGACACCGTCCGCAACGTGCTCGGCTGCCCGGTGGCCGGGGTCGACGCCGGCGAGTGGTTCGACGCCACCCCGGACCTGCTGGCCGTCGAGGCCCGCATGGCCCGGACCAAGGAGTTCTCCAACCTGCCCCGCAAGTACAAGATGTCGGTCTCGGGCTGCCGCCACCGCTGCGCCCAGCCCGAGGTCAACGACCTGGCCCTGGTCGGCCACGTCCACCCCGACGGCCGCGAGGGCTTCGACCTGCTGGTCGGCGGGGGTTTGTCGTCCAGCCCCCGGTTCGCCGACCGCCTTGGCGTGTTCGTGCCCCGGGCCGAGGCGCCCGAGGTGGTGGCCGCCGCCACCGCCGCCTACCGCGACCACGGCAACCGCGACAAGCGGACCCGGGCCCGGATCAAGTTCCTGCTCGCCGCCTGGGGGCCGGAGCGCTTCCGCGAGGTGGTGGAGCGCGACTACCTGGGCCGCAAGCTGGAGGACGGGCCGCCGGCGCCGCCGGCGCCCGACGCCCACCGCGACCACGTCGGCGTCCACCGCCAGCGCGACGGCCGCAGCTACGTCGGGGTGGCGCCGCTGGTCGGCCGGACCGACGGCGACACCCTGGTCGAGGTGGCCGCCCTCGCCCGGGAGCTGGGCGGCGGACGGGTCCGGCTCACCACCCAGCAGAAGCTGGCCGTGCTGGACGTGCCCGACGAGCGGGTCGACGAGGCGGTGGCCCGCCTCGACAAGCTGGCCCTGCCCGCCTTCCCCAGCCAGTTCCACCGGGGGGCGATGGCCTGCACCGGCCTGACCTTCTGCAAGCTGGCCCTGGTGCCGACCAAGGAATGGGCCACAGTTCTGGTCCGGGAGCTGGAGGAGGCGTTCCCGGACTTCGACGCCAAGGTCCGGCTCAACGTCAACGGCTGCCCCAACAGCTGCGCCCGCTACCAGCTGTCCGACATCGGCCTGGCCGGCGGCGAGTCCGCCGGCCAGGGCAACTACCAGCTCCACCTGGGCGGCGACCTGGGCGAGGGCCTGGCCTTCGGCCACCGGGTCCGCGAGCGGGTCCCGGCCACCACCACCGGCGCCGTGGTCACGGGCCTGGTCGCCGGCTACCTGGCCGGCCGCGAGACCGGCGAGTCGCTCCAGTCCTGGCTGCGCCGCCAGCCACCCGAGACCCTGGCCGCCATCTCGAAGCCGGAGGGGTCCGGGGAACCCCGGAGGGGTGCCGCGGTGGGTCGGGCCCCGGTGGAGAGCTCGTGATGGCGTTCGCGTACCCGGTGCTGCTGGAGCTGGCCGGCCGGCGGGTGGTGGTGGTCGGCGAGTTCGCCGTGGAGGCCGGCA from the Actinomycetota bacterium genome contains:
- a CDS encoding nitrite/sulfite reductase, whose protein sequence is MAAEDRRNRNEQIKEALDPLDLRPRIDRYARQGLASIDPDDLNIRFRWWGLYTQRPASDGHFMLRIRIPGGALSSDQLAAIGRLAQVHGRNLADVTDRQNIQLHWIVIEDVPTILDELDRIGLSSLQACGDTVRNVLGCPVAGVDAGEWFDATPDLLAVEARMARTKEFSNLPRKYKMSVSGCRHRCAQPEVNDLALVGHVHPDGREGFDLLVGGGLSSSPRFADRLGVFVPRAEAPEVVAAATAAYRDHGNRDKRTRARIKFLLAAWGPERFREVVERDYLGRKLEDGPPAPPAPDAHRDHVGVHRQRDGRSYVGVAPLVGRTDGDTLVEVAALARELGGGRVRLTTQQKLAVLDVPDERVDEAVARLDKLALPAFPSQFHRGAMACTGLTFCKLALVPTKEWATVLVRELEEAFPDFDAKVRLNVNGCPNSCARYQLSDIGLAGGESAGQGNYQLHLGGDLGEGLAFGHRVRERVPATTTGAVVTGLVAGYLAGRETGESLQSWLRRQPPETLAAISKPEGSGEPRRGAAVGRAPVESS